The window CGCTGTCCTCCCGGGTCAGATCCTTGGACGCACCCGTCGGCAGACCGTCGCCGGAGAGCACGATGGCCTTGCGGATGCTGGCGACGCGCTCCACCAGGTCGTCCAGGAGCCAGTTGAGCTCGCCGGACGCGGTGGTCGCGGTGTGGCCGGTCGCCTTCGGTGCGGTCATCGACCGTCCCCCTTTGTCGTTCCTCGTGGTGCTGTGCCGCTGTGGGCGTCGTCGCCCGCGGCGTTCTCATCGCGGCCGCGCTGCCAGCCGCGCTGGAGCGAGGCCATGCGGTTGCGTACCTCGTCGGCGTCCCGCTCGGGGGGCTCCGTGGGGCCCTCGGTCGGTCGAGCGGGATCCCGTTTGAGCTGTGGAGCCAGGTTGGCCTGGCGTACGCGCCGGGGCAGCGGTCCCGTACCGGAGCCGGTCTGCTGCGGTACGGGGGCCGGACGTCGGTCCGGTGTGCTCGGGTTACTGGACTCGATCTCGGCGCGTCGGGTGCGCCGGGGAAGCGCCGGGGGCTCCCCCGAGAGGTCCCGGCCCGTGGCCGACCCCGTGCCGGTCGGCTCGCCGACCGGGCCTGAGGTGCCGGGGCTGCGACGCAGGGGAGCATCTCCGCGCCGCCGGGCCGGCAGCGGTGCCGGGGCGTCCGGCTCGTGGCGGCTGACGCCCGCCGGGGGTTCCTGGGCCTCGTCGCGCCGGGGGCGCTGTTCAGTGACCGGGCGCCCGTGCGAACTGACCAGCTTGGGTGCCCCGCGCCGGGGCAGCGGCACCGCGGCGCCCAGGTGGTCCCCCGGGGAGCCATGGTCCGCAGCACCGGAGTCCGGCGCCTCGTGGCGAGCGGTGGTGGTGTCGTCCGCGCGGGCAAGGTGGGAGCGGCGCGGGCGGAACAGTCCGCCGCGCTCCGCGTCCTCCTCGTCCAGCCCGTCCGGGAAGTCGTCCAGGGCGTCCAGATCGACGGGCGCCTCCAGCTCGACCGGACCGTCCAGCAGCTGGGTGGGCAGGCCGGGCAGCTGTACAGGCACCTGGGCCAGCGCGGCCCGGCGGCTCTCCTCAAGCCGACGGGTCTCCTCCAACTCGGCCTCCTTGGAGGGGCCGGGCCGGTCCAGACGGAACCCGAGACCGTTGGTGTCCGGTACGTCGTCCGTCAGCAGGGCGTCGGGGATGAACACGACGGCGGTGGTGCCGCCGTACGGGGACGGCTGCAGGGAGACGCGGACGTTCTGGCGCTGGGCGAGTCGGCTGACCACGAAGAGACCGAGCCGGTCGGTGTCCGACAGTTCGAACTCCGGGGTTTCGGCAAGCCGGAGGTTGGCGTCCAGGAGCGCGTCGGCGGCCATGCCGAGCCCGCGGTCGTGGATCTCCAGGGTGAAGCCGTTGGCGACGCGTTCGCCGAGTACTTGGACGGCGGTGTGCGGCGGGGAGAACACCGTGGCGTTCTCCAGGAGTTCGGCCACGAGGTGGGTGAGGTCCGCGACCGCCGGGCCGGTGACGGCGACCCGGGGCAGCCGGCGGACCTCGATGCGCTCGTAGTCCTCGACCTCGGCGACGGCGGCCCGGACCACGTCCATGAGCTGGACGGGTTTGCGCCACTGCCGGGAGGGGGCGGCGCCGGAGAGGATCACCAGGCCCTCGGCGTGCCGGCGCATACGGGTGGTCAGGTGGTCGAGGCGGAACAGGTCGGCGAG of the Streptomyces sp. NBC_00287 genome contains:
- a CDS encoding nitrate- and nitrite sensing domain-containing protein, which produces MRFRGKSIRRKIVALLLVPLVSLTAIWGFATVLTGREAQQLFNVSSVVEKIGYPIEDTVRVLQQERRQTLVHLADPRASDGLAALRRSRSATDEAVAEIRRNAKNPDVRDAMGQGTDERLTAVLDAFDGIASLRRSVDDGTVNRATALHLYNSLVDPCYVLLANLHVVDNVEMDKQYRALVNLARARELLSREDALLGSALIVGKLSRDEVRDVSDYAAQRNLIYDVNLPLLPSWERDRFTRFWKNAASAPLRVAEESAVSVGAGTPSGVTAKSWDTAAGNVLEELAELNDQAGDRYQDRVRPVAMGVIAKAAIAGVLGLVALLVSLFLSVRIGRSLIRDLRQLRLEAHEASGVRLPSVMRRLSTGEQVDVETEVPRLEYDKNEIGEVGQALNTLQRAAVEAAVKQAELRAGVSEVFVNLARRSQVLLHKQLTLLDTMERRTEDTDELADLFRLDHLTTRMRRHAEGLVILSGAAPSRQWRKPVQLMDVVRAAVAEVEDYERIEVRRLPRVAVTGPAVADLTHLVAELLENATVFSPPHTAVQVLGERVANGFTLEIHDRGLGMAADALLDANLRLAETPEFELSDTDRLGLFVVSRLAQRQNVRVSLQPSPYGGTTAVVFIPDALLTDDVPDTNGLGFRLDRPGPSKEAELEETRRLEESRRAALAQVPVQLPGLPTQLLDGPVELEAPVDLDALDDFPDGLDEEDAERGGLFRPRRSHLARADDTTTARHEAPDSGAADHGSPGDHLGAAVPLPRRGAPKLVSSHGRPVTEQRPRRDEAQEPPAGVSRHEPDAPAPLPARRRGDAPLRRSPGTSGPVGEPTGTGSATGRDLSGEPPALPRRTRRAEIESSNPSTPDRRPAPVPQQTGSGTGPLPRRVRQANLAPQLKRDPARPTEGPTEPPERDADEVRNRMASLQRGWQRGRDENAAGDDAHSGTAPRGTTKGDGR